From the genome of Marinobacter sp. F4206:
GACCTTGATCTGGTCACGAACCGTTGCCGGGTTTTCGCCGATGTCGTCACCCAGCTTTTCCAGCACCCTGTCCATGTCGGCGCCACGCCAGCCCTGCTCGGACAGTCGCGCCATTTCCACCGAATGCCGTACCAGGCTGGCATTGGGGGAATTGGCCTGCCCGGGCGCCACCACGTCCTTGATGAACGGCCCGAGTGACCAGGCCTCCACCAGACCCCGGGTAATCTCGGTAAAGGTCGTGTGCAGCACGGCCTTCTGGGCGTCTACCGACGGCTCTTCCAGGCGCAACCGCTGTTCCAGTTCGGTGGCCTGTTCGGTCTCGCACGACCAGAACGCGAGCTCCCCGATGTTCATCAGCAGGGCCCCGATAAAGACTTCTTCCAGCGCCGTTTCATTCCGTTTCGGCATCAGGCAGCGGGCCTGAACCGCGGCGTGGATGGCCCGGGCCAGACATCGCAACAGGTGCGGCCGGTCATTGCGCTGCAACAGAGCGTCCACGATCAGGGAGGAGATGGCCATGGATTTCACGGCATCAAAGCCGATCAGGGTGATGGCCCGGCTGACGGTGCTGACCTGGGTGCGGGTCTGGTTATAGAACACCGTGTTGGACAGTCGCAGCACCTGGGAGGTGAGCTGGGCATCGTTGAGAATCACGTTGGCCAGTTCGTTCACGGTGCTGTTGCGGCTGTCGGTCAGCTCGTTGATGCGCCGGAGGGTGTTGGCCAGTACCGGCAGTTCGACTTTGCTCAGGTAGGTGATCCAGGCCTGGGTCGAGGTCATCCGGGACGGGCTCGTATCGTTTTCGGTGGTCACTTGGGTGGCCTCAGGGCAGCGCGCTTCTGGGAGCATGGACGTTAGTGTTCAGGGCCCAGTTTAGTGCACTGTCCGATACGGTGTCAGGTAACCGTTTGTGTAAGGGCAACTACCCACGGGTATCGGCACCTGCGGATTCGGGTTTGCCAGGGGAATCGGCTATAATCGCCGGTTTTAACGCTGCACCCACAAGGCGCTAACGTGATTGTATTTGACCAGGTACAGAAGTCGTATCAGGTAGGTGGCCGGGCGATCCCCGCGCTGCACCCCACCGATATGACCATTGAAACCGGCGAGGTGTTCGGCATCGTCGGCCATTCCGGCGCAGGTAAATCCACGCTGGTGCGTCTGATCAACCTGCTGGAACCGCCCACTGGCGGCCGGATTCTGATCGACGAC
Proteins encoded in this window:
- a CDS encoding HDOD domain-containing protein, whose amino-acid sequence is MTTENDTSPSRMTSTQAWITYLSKVELPVLANTLRRINELTDSRNSTVNELANVILNDAQLTSQVLRLSNTVFYNQTRTQVSTVSRAITLIGFDAVKSMAISSLIVDALLQRNDRPHLLRCLARAIHAAVQARCLMPKRNETALEEVFIGALLMNIGELAFWSCETEQATELEQRLRLEEPSVDAQKAVLHTTFTEITRGLVEAWSLGPFIKDVVAPGQANSPNASLVRHSVEMARLSEQGWRGADMDRVLEKLGDDIGENPATVRDQIKVNATEAARVAVSLGIPQVTALMPGNQQDGEKAAAKAPDMDAELQLQILRDLTESLAERPDINEVCQLVIEGIHRAIGMQRVALLMGDRSGRELVPRKLSGRGTDDWRDQLTIPRDGSGPLGRLLPDDGCFIYRPDADVGQTGDDRWLGRVPALVGPLRANGRLVGLFYADNAAGGYTPSEQQLSAFGHFIQNAQLCLTLIAAK